The DNA segment GCGTGTTGCTGGATACGCCGGATGAAATCTCACAGAACGCGCAGCGCATCTATCAACAGGCAGTGACGCTGAAGGCGATGCCGCTTGGCAACGTCACGCACATGACCGACGAAGAGCGCACGAAGATCGCCGCCTGGTTCGAAGGCGGTGCGGTGAAGTGATGCTGTTGGCCGGGCGTGCCGCCTGGCCGGATCAGGTATGAGGCTGGACTGGGGCGGGCTTTTCGCGTGAGCGAAAAGCCCGCTTTTTTGTTGCCGGAGCCTGGCTTATGGGACGTGTGTTGCGGGCGCTAAACATCGACGTCTGCGTTCCTGCGCCTGCATCTGGATCGCGCGGCAAGCTTTGCAGTGCCGTGCAAGGACAAGGTCTTTGCGACGTAACGAAGACATTCGCGCTAGCGACGCCCGGGCGCCAAGCCGACCCGACTCGCTTCGTACAAGGTCCAGGCCGAACAGACCGGGATCACGACTGCGCACGCCATGTGCTGCTAACGTCGCGACAGGAAGTGCGATACGCCCTGCGCAGACCACTTCGCGGCACAGAAAACAGAAAGCCCACGGCACGACACCGTGGGCTTTCTCACTTCGTTCAATGCGTGACGCCGTAGCGTCAAACCGTCAAACAGTCACTGCATTCATTGCGTCTTCGGTGAGCCACAACGACTCGGCCAGATCCTGCTCGTTCAGATTGAGCCCGTCCCCGCCCCGATCGACAACGATGAAGTCGCTCACGTCGCCCAACGCGATCAGCGGATGGTGCCACACGCCTTTCGCGTAATTGACGCCCTGCCAGCCGCTCGTCACGAACGCGCGGATCTTCGACGCGTCCAGGTCGCCGGCCGGCGCCACCACTACGAGATACGGTTTGTCGTTCAGCGGCACGAACGCCTGGCTGCCGAGCGGATGCCGTTCCAGCATCTTCACCTCGAACGGCAGCACGCGCGGTTGCCCACGGAACAGGTTCACGAGCGTGCGACCGTTCTCGTCGGTGACGTCCACTTTCGCGAGATCGTGAAAGCGGATCGTGGTGCCGAGGTTGATCGGAATCTGCTTCGCCCCTTCGAGTTCGATGACGTCGCCGAACGCGGCGAACGCCTCTTTCGTCAACGGTTCGATGGCAAGTGTCTTCATGATGCGAGCGTGCCCCACAGACGCAGACGCGATACGCCGCCGTCCGGAATGATGTTGAAGCGTACGTGCGTGACCGGGCCGAGCGCCGCGATTTCGTTTTCGAAGTAGTGCTGTTTGTCCATCTGCAGCTTCTGCTCGCCGAGCAGAACCGGCCAGAACATGGCCTGCGTAACCAGCGAACTGTCGGTGCCGCCCGTCACGAACGCGGCCTGAATCGAACAGCGGTCCGGATAATTGCCCTTGAAGTGAGCCGTGTCGACTTCGATCTTGCGGATGATGCCCGGCTGCGCCAGCGCGACGATCGCCCAGTCGTTGCCCGGCTCGCGACGGCGCCGCGTTTCCCAGCCGTCGCCCATGTTCACGCCACGGCCCGGCATCAGGATCGTCGACGCAGCGCCGAAATGCTGATTGTTCGCCGCGACGAGATACGCGCCGTTTTCCATTGCGGCCAGATCGAACTGCTCCGTGCGGCTCGCGCCGGCCCAGTCCATCTGCGGCTGGCCATACACGCGCAGGCGTGCGATACCGCCGTCCGGATAGATGTTCACGCGCAGGTGCGTGTAAGCGTTCTGGTCGCTGACCTCGTGGTAGTGGTGGCTATTGCCTTGCAGCGTCGTGGACGGAACGATTTCGGTCCACTGCGTGGACTGGTTCGGCTGGCCGTCCACCACGCGCGCCGCTTCGACGGAAGCGGCCGGCGGGAAGTTGCCCGTAAAGTGGCTCGTGTCCAGATCGAGACCCTTGATGACGCCAGGGCGCGCAAGCTTGACGATGCACCAGTCGTAACCGGTCGCGCGCTTGCGGCGCGTTTCCCAGCCGTCCATCCATTTGCCGTGCTCGTCGTACTTGCCCGGAATGAAAACGGCCGGCTCCGGATTCAGCATGCGTTCCTTCGGTGCGAAGAAATCGTCGCTGGCCTCGAGCGCCTGTGCGCCCAGACGCGGGTCTGCCAGGTTCACGTAGCGGCGCGTGAAGTCCGGTGCGTTGGGGTCGAGAATCGGGAGTGCCATTTGTGTGTCCTTGATTGGTCAGTGCTGAAAAAACGATTCCGGCTCGTGGTTCGCGACGCGCACGGCAATCGCGCGAGCGACGCGCAGGCGTCGATCAGGCGTCGATCAGGTCGTCGAGCCGGAAACGTGCGATGCGGTAGATCTGATCGAGGCTCGCGCGCAACTCTTCGGCGCGGCTGTTGTTCACTCGCGCCTCGAAGTTCGCGATGATGCCGTGGCGATCGTAGCCGCGCACCGCGAGAATGAAAGGAAAACCGAACTTTTCGCGGTACGCGGCGTTCAGCGAAAGAAGCTTGTCGAACTCTTCCTGCGTGCATTGCGAGAGGCCCGCGCCGCTTTGCTCGCGCGTGGACTCCGCGGTCAGCTCGCCGCGCACCGCCGCTTTGCCGGCAAGCTCCGGGTGAGCGTTGATGAGCGCGAGTTGCTTCTCTTCGCCGGCGGTCTCGACAATGGCCGACATCTTCCGGTGCAATTCGTCGATGCTCGCAAAAGGCCGCTGTTGCGCGGCGATTTCCGCGACCCACGGCGAGTGCTCGAAAATGCCCGATAGCGCCGCGACGAACGCGTCGGTCGAGGTACTGTTGAGTTGGTCCAGTGTGTATTGCATCGCCTTCATGCCGCAGCCCCGCGGTTGGTGGGTTGGTAAGGGTGATGTTCGCGCCAGTGCCGCGCGATGTCGACGCGCCGCGTCACCCACACGCGATCGTGCTGTTCGATATGGTCGAGGAAACGTTGCAGCGCGCGGAAGCGGCCCGGGCGGCCGAGCAGCCGGCAATGCATGCCGATGGACAGCATCTTTGGCGCTTCGTCGCCTTCTTCGTAGAGCACGTCGAACGCGTCGCGCAAATAGGTAAAGAAGTGGTCAGCGGTATTGAAGCCTTGCGGACTGGCAAAGCGCATGTCGTTCGTATCGAGCGTGTACGGCAGGATCAGTTGCTGGACCGTTCCGCCACCCGACACGTCCACGTCCATCCAGAACGGCAGATCGTCGCCGTAGTAATCCGAGTCGTACAGGAAGCCGCCGTATTCGGCGACCAGCCGCCGCGTGTTCGGGCTGTCGCGCCCGGTGTACCAGCCAAGCGGGCGCTCACCGGTGACGCGCTGGATCGCTTCCATCCCGAGGCGCATGTGCTCGGCCTCCTTCTCCACCGGCATGTCCTGATAATGAATCCAGCGATAACCGTGGCATGCAATCTCGTGACCGAGCTCGACGAACGCGCGCGCCACCTCCGGATTGCGCTCGAGCGCCATGCCGACGCCGAAGACGGTCAGTGGCAAGCCGCGCTTTTCGAATTCGCGCAGAATTCGCCAGACGCCGACGCGCGAACCGTATTCGTAGATCGACTCCATGCTCATGTGACGCGCCGGATAAGCGGCCGCGCCCACGATTTCCGACAGAAACTGCTCG comes from the Paraburkholderia sp. PREW-6R genome and includes:
- the alc gene encoding allantoicase encodes the protein MALPILDPNAPDFTRRYVNLADPRLGAQALEASDDFFAPKERMLNPEPAVFIPGKYDEHGKWMDGWETRRKRATGYDWCIVKLARPGVIKGLDLDTSHFTGNFPPAASVEAARVVDGQPNQSTQWTEIVPSTTLQGNSHHYHEVSDQNAYTHLRVNIYPDGGIARLRVYGQPQMDWAGASRTEQFDLAAMENGAYLVAANNQHFGAASTILMPGRGVNMGDGWETRRRREPGNDWAIVALAQPGIIRKIEVDTAHFKGNYPDRCSIQAAFVTGGTDSSLVTQAMFWPVLLGEQKLQMDKQHYFENEIAALGPVTHVRFNIIPDGGVSRLRLWGTLAS
- the puuE gene encoding allantoinase PuuE → MPLDPNYPRDLIGYGRHPVQANWPGQARVAVQFVLNYEEGGENCVLHGDPGSEQFLSEIVGAAAYPARHMSMESIYEYGSRVGVWRILREFEKRGLPLTVFGVGMALERNPEVARAFVELGHEIACHGYRWIHYQDMPVEKEAEHMRLGMEAIQRVTGERPLGWYTGRDSPNTRRLVAEYGGFLYDSDYYGDDLPFWMDVDVSGGGTVQQLILPYTLDTNDMRFASPQGFNTADHFFTYLRDAFDVLYEEGDEAPKMLSIGMHCRLLGRPGRFRALQRFLDHIEQHDRVWVTRRVDIARHWREHHPYQPTNRGAAA
- a CDS encoding ureidoglycolate lyase, with amino-acid sequence MKTLAIEPLTKEAFAAFGDVIELEGAKQIPINLGTTIRFHDLAKVDVTDENGRTLVNLFRGQPRVLPFEVKMLERHPLGSQAFVPLNDKPYLVVVAPAGDLDASKIRAFVTSGWQGVNYAKGVWHHPLIALGDVSDFIVVDRGGDGLNLNEQDLAESLWLTEDAMNAVTV
- the uraD gene encoding 2-oxo-4-hydroxy-4-carboxy-5-ureidoimidazoline decarboxylase, which codes for MKAMQYTLDQLNSTSTDAFVAALSGIFEHSPWVAEIAAQQRPFASIDELHRKMSAIVETAGEEKQLALINAHPELAGKAAVRGELTAESTREQSGAGLSQCTQEEFDKLLSLNAAYREKFGFPFILAVRGYDRHGIIANFEARVNNSRAEELRASLDQIYRIARFRLDDLIDA